In a genomic window of Acidobacteriota bacterium:
- a CDS encoding TonB-dependent receptor, which yields MVTKSGSNRFQGTVNYYFQNASLVSENKNAPSDEFSSYDTAVTIGGPILTNKAWFFGSYRQVNREDDVTAQDTQAFMRSVERTDKQGYLKGTYAPTSNDTITGIYMSDPTTISGSTTRTTLNARNSSSESGGYNYSVGYTRVFGNVLADLTWQKHQADLNTLSTIRESLNTIVYRGTDSRTLADEQLGGAGTDSITERNSNSFRGSLQWLFGRHLVKGGFEYQLAENFRNSLRINNVGYTASLAPHLAGTTAGQMAAGGFSARAFNTGAANDYTGLIANINAAPNRQSFYNRYDLNGDGTIAVAELNSALSYYDTNGNPNGAINYSRTLQVQDGPQLTQTKGATLFVQDQVSLGRLTLNLGVRAEQWRHFATTGENIYTFDWNIAPRLSATYDVLGNGRHKASFYYGRYYDPVRMGMTNFAGTLTGAISHEQVYINDQWLTYRIRGGPVQQDAFFAPTTKTPYTDDFLVGYEVDLGKNMSFGTNFVYRPTRDILEDYDLSLYAYATDGSQAYGDINAPDSLWLGLDYFGYDRNPGSNFVIATLAGGKRDYKGLELNFRKRYADRWQALVSYTYSHAYGNTNSDSNADYQGDVLFLDPRAPHQWARQPGSIPHLLKIAGSYTFPFNLEVGGGYRWNSGSISSRTEIWGARNLPEQVSTPYVWGGALEQWLEPNAVGSLDNPSWGQLDLRLSYRKTDSTFKPEFFLDIFNVTDNQGSMRNQDIVTGRGAIAFGDPLVWVQPRRLYLGVRLGF from the coding sequence GTGGTGACCAAGTCGGGCAGCAACAGGTTCCAGGGCACGGTCAACTACTACTTCCAGAACGCGAGCCTGGTGAGCGAGAACAAGAACGCGCCGTCAGACGAGTTCTCGTCGTACGACACGGCGGTGACCATCGGCGGACCCATCCTCACCAACAAGGCCTGGTTCTTCGGCAGCTACCGTCAGGTGAACCGCGAGGACGACGTCACGGCGCAGGACACGCAGGCGTTCATGCGCAGCGTCGAACGCACCGACAAGCAGGGGTACCTCAAGGGCACGTACGCGCCCACGTCGAACGACACGATCACCGGCATCTACATGAGCGACCCGACGACGATCTCGGGTTCGACGACGCGTACCACGCTCAACGCGCGCAACTCCTCCAGCGAGTCGGGCGGCTACAACTACAGCGTCGGCTACACGCGCGTCTTCGGGAACGTCCTGGCCGACCTCACGTGGCAGAAGCACCAGGCCGACCTCAACACCCTCTCGACGATCCGCGAGTCGCTCAACACGATCGTCTATCGCGGCACCGACAGCCGCACGCTGGCCGACGAACAGCTTGGCGGGGCCGGTACCGACTCGATCACCGAGCGCAACTCGAACTCCTTCCGCGGATCGCTGCAGTGGCTCTTCGGACGGCACCTCGTCAAGGGCGGTTTCGAGTACCAGCTCGCCGAGAACTTCCGCAACTCGCTGCGCATCAACAACGTCGGCTATACGGCATCGCTGGCGCCGCACCTGGCCGGCACGACGGCCGGACAGATGGCCGCCGGCGGGTTCTCCGCGCGCGCGTTCAACACCGGCGCGGCCAACGACTACACCGGCCTCATCGCGAACATCAACGCCGCGCCCAACCGTCAGTCGTTCTACAACCGCTACGACCTGAACGGCGACGGGACGATCGCCGTGGCAGAGCTCAACTCGGCACTCAGCTACTACGACACGAACGGCAACCCCAACGGCGCGATCAACTACTCGCGCACGCTGCAGGTGCAGGACGGTCCGCAGCTCACGCAGACAAAGGGCGCCACGCTCTTCGTACAGGATCAGGTCTCGCTCGGCCGCCTGACGCTCAACCTCGGCGTGCGTGCCGAGCAGTGGCGCCACTTCGCGACGACCGGTGAGAACATCTACACGTTCGACTGGAACATCGCGCCGCGCCTCAGCGCCACCTACGACGTGCTCGGCAACGGCAGGCACAAGGCGTCGTTCTACTACGGCCGCTACTACGACCCGGTCCGCATGGGCATGACCAACTTCGCCGGCACGCTCACCGGCGCCATCAGCCATGAGCAGGTCTACATCAACGACCAGTGGCTCACCTACCGCATCCGTGGCGGCCCGGTGCAGCAGGACGCGTTCTTCGCCCCGACCACCAAGACGCCGTACACCGACGACTTCCTCGTCGGTTACGAGGTGGATCTCGGCAAGAACATGAGCTTCGGCACCAACTTCGTGTACCGCCCGACGCGCGACATCCTCGAGGACTACGACCTGTCGCTCTACGCGTACGCGACGGACGGCAGCCAGGCGTACGGCGACATCAACGCGCCCGACTCGCTCTGGCTCGGCCTCGACTACTTCGGCTACGACAGGAACCCGGGCTCCAACTTCGTGATCGCCACCCTCGCGGGCGGCAAGCGCGACTACAAGGGCCTGGAACTGAACTTCCGGAAGCGCTACGCCGATCGCTGGCAGGCGCTGGTCAGCTACACGTACAGCCACGCCTACGGCAACACGAACTCGGACTCGAACGCCGACTACCAGGGCGACGTGCTCTTCCTCGACCCGCGCGCGCCGCACCAGTGGGCGCGTCAGCCCGGGAGCATCCCGCACCTGCTGAAGATCGCGGGTTCCTACACGTTCCCGTTCAACCTCGAGGTCGGCGGTGGTTACCGCTGGAACTCGGGCTCCATCTCGAGCCGCACGGAGATCTGGGGTGCCCGTAACCTGCCCGAACAGGTGAGTACGCCTTACGTGTGGGGCGGCGCACTCGAACAGTGGCTCGAACCCAACGCCGTCGGTTCGCTCGACAACCCGTCGTGGGGGCAGCTCGATCTGCGCCTCTCGTACCGGAAGACCGACAGCACCTTCAAGCCAGAGTTCTTCCTGGACATCTTCAACGTCACCGACAACCAGGGCAGCATGCGTAATCAGGACATCGTGACGGGCCGCGGCGCCATCGCCTTCGGCGACCCGCTCGTGTGGGTCCAGCCGCGCCGCCTGTATCTGGGCGTCCGTCTCGGCTTCTAG